A single region of the Streptomyces sp. NBC_00425 genome encodes:
- a CDS encoding non-ribosomal peptide synthetase/type I polyketide synthase encodes MTNDIPDDDGAPAGAVAVVGMALRCPGADTLDAFWRNLSDGIESLTTFTDEELLAAGVSPDEAARPDYVRRLGVLGDMEGFDASFFGFSRREAEMLDPQHRLLLECAWEALEHAASAPGATDKVTGVYAGVGESAYLHRNLLPNGDLVARVGEFQTALGNDKDFVPTRVSFKLDLRGPSVSVQTGCSTSLVAVHMACQSLNNGECDVALAGGATVIPQRRGQRHEKGGIRSSDGHCRAFDAAADGTVAGSGAAVVALKRLDDALADGDVIHAVIRGSAVNNDGARKVGFTAPSVEGQADVIAEALAVADVDPSTVTYIEAHGTGTPLGDPVEVAALKSVFGTGPAGRCALGSVKTNVGHLDTAAGVVGLIKVVLSLRARQLPPSLHFTEPNPQLGLDESPFHVNTALMPWEGERLRAGVSSFGIGGTNAHVVLEEAPARTPAVTGPRTRHVLPVSAATPTALATAVDRLAGHLRAHPDERVDEVAYTLQRGRRRLAHRGFVVAGGIGEAVEALGSGVPARSGTAGPGQGREVVFGFPGQGAQRAGMARAAYEQEPVFRAEADRAAALLMSLTEGAVDVRPVLGLDGPVSGDDPTVHRTAVAQPALFVMEYALARLWESWGVHPVAMVGHSLGELVAACVADVMSLEDALRLVAVRGRLMQSAPVGVMTAVPLPEAEVSALLDGVDLAAVNGPRECVVSGPADAIAAFEARLTGLGVVSKRLRTSHAFHSRLMDGAAAAFEEEAARVRLSPPRIPFLSDVTGDWITDEDATSPAYWARQIRATVRFDDALTAVRDTGAVLLEVGPGQVLTRLARAAGADAVACLPTAAGTDEPELLPAVGELWCEGVDVDWEALAGGVVPHRTVLPSYPFERERCWIDPPPVDSRAVGGCGCRTGQSPAAENSTEGQTAAGETAESAAPGYQDPTEREVAAVFVDLLGARAIGPEDGFFELGGHSLLATQLVSRVRALFGVDVSLRTFIESPTIRGLARAVAAARDESGDADPAVLPVAVPDPAAVAEPFPLTDVQQAYWIGRTGVFDIGNVGMHGYEEFEVTGLDLPRLQDAFRRLIQRHGMLRAIVLPTGEQRILTDVPDYVVAAQDVRGRPDDEARKALEATRDAMSHQVFAPEHWPLFELRATLLDGDRTRLHYSIDGLITDARSSNVLLRELADLYRDPGLDLPGIQLSFRDYVLAEQSLEESDLYRRAQAYWCERVPDFAPAPELPLAREPRTIDTPRFSRVSGTLDEERWSRLKAVAARRGITPTALTIAAYSEAMATWATHRRFTLNLPMANRLPLHPGVDAVVGDFTSVTLLEVDAADAGSFGERARAVRDQLLTDIDHRLFSGVRVLREIKKVRPDAVMPAVFTSLFLDHGQDIGLGREVFSISQTPQVWIDAQVFESEGSLTLDIDAVDELFPDGLVASIHGATLDLLRWLSDDEARWNLPLPSLLPAADAAAREDYNRTAGHLPSGLLHEPFFAVAERAPDRPAVITRTRTLDYGELAGRARVIAARLTALDVRPNDLVAVVMEKGWEQSAAVLGILASGAAYLPVDAELPEERIHFLLAQGRVRAALTQSWIAERLTGPLGPDGTVFAVDTLDCDPGTTHAARPATDADDLAYVIFTSGSTGVPKGVMISHRGALNTVVDVNDRFGVGEDDRTLALSSLSFDLSVYDIFGPLAVGGAVVVPDPASHRDPAVWLDLAERAGVTVWNSVPALMELLVEHMTVGGAQSDALRLVMLSGDWFPVTLPERIRRVLGTPQIVSLGGATEASIWSILHPVGEVPADWPSIPYGRPMRNQAFHVLDEAFRPRPTGVPGQLCIGGAGLAEGYLRDEAKTAASFVRHPVTGERLYRTGDLGRFLPSGEIEFLGREDFQVKLQGYRIELGEIETALLQHPAVRGAVAVVHGRPQGAKRLIAFVVPEEGHQVPSDVREFLGTKLPGYMVPETVLGISELPLTANGKVDRKALVVPDEPDEPTVYEAPATEVEKIVAAVWGSMLDVERVGRRDHFFELGGDSLTAMRTVVRLRKALDVEIPIRVIFDNPTLERIAAAIDSADGGGTPAPASGPTRTDHGGAPVPLTAAQARLWFHDQLVPGNTTYNLVQPFRLTGPLDVTALRGAFETFVDRHDVLSLSFEAAGDVPHQVPGTGKPLDFQVIDVSDDPLRLAPERVIAEEARTPFDLASGPHFRVRLLLVGPGEHVLVVSVHHIVWDAWSTSIMVREISALYRGANASVLPEPGVGYADVALWEAEQAESGEFRRQIDFWRRELAAPLPVLALPTEGTIDDSEVIEGARAPLAVDAAVASGFRDVCTAERATTFMGYLAAWKVLLQWWCRQQDVVVGVPAGHRAHPQLENTIGFLVNSLAIRTRFTGDPTFTDVLREVREKALEAYANQDVPFDHVVQAVRPERRSGESAPVYRTWFLLEDVPLPDWDIPDVGVEEIDAEFLLSVHDIKLTLVADADGGMQGGIDYRVGLFSDSTVRRLTHCLTGLVKLLSTEPDARLSLVNRTLENLWEGKEEARKKRSWNDIRSQRRPQDNRGMLNA; translated from the coding sequence ATGACGAACGACATCCCGGACGACGACGGCGCGCCCGCCGGAGCCGTCGCCGTCGTGGGCATGGCCCTGCGATGTCCCGGCGCGGACACCCTGGACGCCTTCTGGCGGAACCTGAGCGACGGCATCGAGTCGCTCACCACGTTCACCGACGAGGAACTCCTCGCCGCCGGCGTCTCCCCGGACGAGGCCGCCCGGCCGGACTACGTGCGCCGGCTCGGTGTCCTCGGCGACATGGAGGGCTTCGACGCGTCCTTCTTCGGCTTCTCCCGCCGCGAGGCCGAGATGCTCGACCCGCAGCACCGGCTGCTGCTGGAGTGCGCCTGGGAGGCCCTGGAGCACGCGGCGAGCGCACCGGGCGCGACGGACAAGGTCACCGGCGTCTACGCGGGCGTCGGCGAGAGCGCCTACCTGCACCGCAACCTGCTGCCCAACGGCGACCTGGTCGCACGGGTGGGCGAGTTCCAGACGGCCCTCGGCAACGACAAGGACTTCGTGCCGACCCGCGTCTCCTTCAAGCTGGACCTGCGGGGGCCGAGCGTCAGCGTCCAGACGGGGTGCTCGACGTCCCTCGTCGCCGTGCACATGGCGTGCCAGTCCCTGAACAACGGCGAGTGCGACGTGGCGCTGGCCGGCGGCGCCACCGTGATCCCGCAGCGCCGGGGTCAGCGCCACGAGAAGGGCGGCATCAGGTCGTCCGACGGCCACTGCCGCGCGTTCGACGCCGCGGCGGACGGCACCGTCGCCGGCAGCGGCGCCGCCGTCGTCGCGCTCAAGCGCCTCGACGACGCCCTCGCCGACGGCGATGTGATCCACGCGGTGATCCGCGGGTCCGCCGTCAACAACGACGGCGCGCGCAAGGTCGGCTTCACCGCACCCAGCGTCGAGGGACAGGCGGACGTCATCGCGGAGGCGCTCGCCGTCGCCGACGTCGACCCGTCCACGGTCACGTACATCGAGGCACACGGCACCGGCACCCCGCTCGGCGACCCCGTCGAGGTGGCCGCCCTCAAGAGCGTCTTCGGCACGGGCCCCGCCGGCCGCTGCGCCCTCGGCTCGGTGAAGACGAACGTCGGGCACCTGGACACGGCGGCCGGTGTGGTCGGCCTCATCAAGGTGGTCCTCTCCCTCCGGGCCAGGCAGCTCCCGCCGTCCCTGCACTTCACCGAACCGAACCCGCAACTGGGCCTGGACGAAAGCCCGTTCCACGTCAACACGGCACTCATGCCGTGGGAGGGCGAGCGTCTGCGCGCGGGCGTCAGCTCGTTCGGCATCGGCGGCACCAACGCCCACGTCGTCCTCGAAGAGGCCCCCGCGCGGACCCCCGCCGTCACCGGCCCCCGTACCCGGCACGTGCTGCCGGTCTCCGCCGCGACCCCCACCGCGCTGGCGACGGCCGTCGACCGGCTCGCCGGGCACCTCCGGGCGCACCCGGACGAGCGCGTCGACGAGGTCGCGTACACCCTGCAGCGAGGCCGCCGCCGGCTCGCGCACCGCGGATTCGTCGTCGCCGGCGGCATCGGCGAGGCGGTCGAGGCGCTGGGCTCCGGCGTCCCCGCGCGGTCCGGCACGGCCGGCCCGGGCCAGGGCCGCGAGGTGGTCTTCGGCTTCCCCGGACAGGGCGCCCAGCGCGCGGGCATGGCCCGGGCGGCCTACGAACAGGAGCCGGTGTTCCGGGCGGAGGCCGACCGGGCCGCTGCCCTCCTGATGTCGCTCACCGAGGGGGCCGTGGACGTACGGCCGGTGCTCGGTCTCGACGGTCCCGTCTCCGGTGACGATCCGACGGTCCACCGCACCGCGGTCGCGCAACCCGCGCTCTTCGTCATGGAGTACGCGCTCGCCCGGCTCTGGGAGTCCTGGGGCGTGCACCCCGTCGCCATGGTCGGACACAGCCTCGGCGAACTCGTGGCGGCCTGTGTCGCCGACGTGATGTCCCTGGAGGACGCGCTGCGGCTGGTCGCCGTGCGCGGTCGGCTCATGCAGTCCGCGCCGGTCGGCGTGATGACAGCCGTGCCGCTGCCGGAGGCCGAGGTCTCGGCGCTGCTCGACGGCGTGGACCTGGCCGCGGTCAACGGACCGCGCGAGTGCGTGGTCTCCGGCCCGGCCGACGCGATCGCGGCCTTCGAGGCGCGGCTCACCGGTCTCGGCGTCGTCTCCAAGCGGCTGCGCACCTCCCACGCCTTCCACTCGCGCCTCATGGACGGCGCGGCGGCCGCGTTCGAGGAAGAGGCGGCCCGCGTGCGGCTGTCGCCCCCGCGCATCCCGTTCCTCTCCGACGTGACGGGTGACTGGATCACCGACGAGGACGCCACCAGCCCCGCGTACTGGGCCCGGCAGATCCGCGCCACGGTCCGCTTCGACGACGCCCTGACCGCCGTCCGCGACACCGGGGCGGTGCTCCTGGAGGTCGGCCCCGGCCAGGTGCTGACCCGGCTGGCCCGGGCCGCCGGCGCCGACGCGGTCGCGTGCCTGCCCACGGCGGCCGGCACGGACGAGCCGGAACTGCTGCCGGCCGTCGGCGAACTCTGGTGCGAAGGCGTCGACGTCGACTGGGAGGCACTCGCCGGCGGGGTCGTGCCGCACCGCACGGTGCTGCCGTCCTACCCGTTCGAACGCGAGCGCTGCTGGATCGACCCGCCGCCCGTCGACTCCCGGGCCGTGGGCGGCTGCGGCTGCCGGACCGGGCAGAGCCCGGCGGCGGAGAACTCGACGGAGGGGCAGACGGCGGCGGGGGAGACGGCGGAATCCGCCGCACCCGGCTACCAGGACCCGACCGAACGGGAGGTCGCCGCCGTGTTCGTCGACCTCCTCGGCGCCCGGGCCATCGGCCCGGAGGACGGCTTCTTCGAGCTGGGCGGGCACTCGCTGCTCGCCACCCAGCTCGTCTCCCGGGTACGGGCCCTCTTCGGCGTCGACGTCTCGCTGCGCACCTTCATCGAGTCGCCGACGATCCGCGGCCTGGCGCGCGCGGTGGCCGCCGCCCGCGACGAGTCCGGGGACGCCGACCCCGCAGTGCTGCCGGTCGCCGTGCCCGACCCGGCCGCCGTCGCGGAGCCCTTCCCGCTGACCGATGTGCAGCAGGCCTACTGGATCGGCCGCACCGGAGTCTTCGACATCGGCAACGTCGGCATGCACGGCTACGAGGAGTTCGAGGTCACCGGCCTCGACCTGCCGCGGCTCCAGGACGCGTTCCGGCGGCTCATCCAGCGGCACGGCATGCTCCGCGCGATCGTGCTGCCCACCGGCGAGCAGCGGATCCTCACCGACGTGCCCGACTACGTCGTCGCCGCCCAGGACGTGCGCGGGCGACCGGACGACGAGGCGCGCAAGGCGCTGGAGGCCACCCGCGACGCCATGTCCCACCAGGTGTTCGCCCCCGAGCACTGGCCGCTGTTCGAGCTGCGCGCCACCCTCCTGGACGGTGACCGCACCCGCCTGCACTACAGCATCGACGGCCTGATCACCGACGCCCGCAGCTCCAACGTCCTGCTCCGCGAACTCGCCGACCTGTACCGGGACCCGGGCCTCGACCTGCCCGGCATCCAGCTCTCCTTCCGGGACTACGTCCTGGCCGAGCAGAGCCTCGAGGAGAGCGACCTGTACCGCCGTGCGCAGGCGTACTGGTGCGAGCGGGTGCCGGACTTCGCCCCCGCCCCCGAGCTGCCGCTGGCCCGCGAGCCGCGCACCATCGACACACCCCGCTTCAGCCGGGTGAGCGGAACGCTGGACGAGGAGCGCTGGAGCCGGCTCAAGGCGGTCGCGGCCCGCCGCGGAATCACCCCCACCGCGCTCACCATCGCGGCCTACAGCGAGGCGATGGCGACCTGGGCCACGCACCGCAGGTTCACGCTCAACCTGCCCATGGCCAACCGGCTTCCGCTGCACCCGGGCGTGGACGCCGTGGTCGGCGACTTCACCTCGGTGACGCTGCTGGAGGTCGACGCGGCCGACGCCGGCTCGTTCGGCGAGCGGGCGCGTGCGGTGCGCGATCAGCTGCTCACCGACATCGACCACCGCCTGTTCAGCGGTGTCAGGGTCCTGCGCGAGATCAAGAAGGTGCGGCCGGACGCCGTGATGCCTGCGGTGTTCACCAGCCTCTTCCTCGACCACGGCCAGGACATCGGCCTGGGCCGTGAGGTGTTCAGCATCTCCCAGACGCCCCAGGTGTGGATCGACGCCCAGGTCTTCGAGTCGGAGGGCTCCCTGACCCTGGACATCGACGCGGTCGACGAGCTCTTCCCCGACGGGCTGGTCGCCTCGATCCACGGCGCCACCCTGGACCTGCTGCGGTGGCTGTCCGACGACGAGGCGCGGTGGAACCTGCCCCTGCCGTCGCTGCTGCCGGCCGCGGACGCGGCGGCGCGCGAGGACTACAACCGGACGGCGGGCCACCTGCCGTCGGGCCTGCTCCACGAGCCGTTCTTCGCCGTGGCCGAGCGCGCGCCGGACCGGCCGGCCGTGATCACCCGGACCCGGACACTGGACTACGGCGAACTCGCCGGCCGCGCACGGGTGATCGCCGCCCGGCTCACCGCACTGGACGTCCGGCCGAACGACCTGGTCGCCGTCGTCATGGAGAAGGGCTGGGAACAGAGCGCCGCGGTGCTCGGCATCCTCGCCTCGGGCGCGGCCTACCTGCCGGTGGACGCGGAGCTGCCCGAGGAACGGATCCACTTCCTGCTCGCACAGGGCCGGGTCCGGGCCGCGTTGACCCAGTCGTGGATCGCGGAGCGGCTGACCGGGCCGCTGGGACCGGACGGCACGGTGTTCGCCGTGGACACGCTGGACTGCGACCCGGGCACCACGCACGCCGCCCGGCCGGCCACGGACGCCGACGACCTCGCCTACGTCATCTTCACCTCGGGCTCGACCGGCGTCCCCAAGGGCGTGATGATCAGTCACCGCGGCGCCCTGAACACGGTCGTCGACGTCAACGACCGCTTCGGCGTCGGGGAGGACGACCGGACGCTCGCCCTGTCGTCCCTGAGCTTCGACCTGTCGGTCTACGACATCTTCGGTCCCCTGGCCGTCGGCGGCGCGGTCGTCGTCCCCGACCCGGCCTCGCACCGCGACCCGGCGGTCTGGCTCGACCTGGCCGAACGGGCCGGCGTCACCGTGTGGAACTCCGTACCGGCGCTGATGGAGCTGCTGGTCGAGCACATGACGGTGGGCGGCGCGCAGAGCGACGCGCTGCGGCTGGTGATGCTCAGCGGTGACTGGTTCCCCGTCACCCTGCCCGAACGCATCCGGCGGGTCCTCGGCACGCCGCAGATCGTGAGCCTCGGCGGCGCCACGGAGGCATCCATCTGGTCCATCCTCCACCCCGTGGGCGAGGTGCCGGCCGACTGGCCGTCGATCCCCTACGGCCGCCCGATGCGCAACCAGGCCTTCCACGTCCTCGACGAGGCGTTCCGGCCGCGCCCGACCGGTGTTCCGGGGCAGCTCTGCATCGGCGGCGCCGGCCTCGCGGAGGGCTATCTGCGCGACGAGGCGAAGACCGCCGCGAGTTTCGTGCGCCACCCCGTGACCGGCGAACGCCTGTACCGGACGGGCGATCTGGGACGGTTCCTGCCGAGCGGCGAGATCGAGTTCCTCGGCCGCGAGGACTTCCAGGTCAAGCTGCAGGGATACCGGATCGAGCTGGGCGAGATCGAGACGGCGCTGCTCCAGCATCCCGCCGTGCGCGGCGCGGTGGCCGTCGTCCACGGCCGCCCCCAGGGGGCCAAGCGGCTGATCGCCTTCGTCGTCCCCGAGGAGGGCCACCAGGTCCCGTCGGACGTACGGGAGTTCCTCGGCACCAAACTGCCCGGCTACATGGTGCCCGAGACCGTCCTCGGGATCTCCGAGCTGCCGCTCACGGCCAACGGCAAGGTCGACCGGAAGGCCCTCGTGGTGCCGGACGAGCCGGACGAGCCGACGGTGTACGAGGCGCCGGCCACGGAGGTCGAGAAGATCGTCGCGGCGGTCTGGGGGAGCATGCTCGACGTCGAACGCGTCGGCCGGCGGGACCACTTCTTCGAGCTCGGCGGCGACTCGCTCACCGCCATGCGCACGGTCGTACGGCTGCGCAAGGCCCTCGACGTCGAGATCCCCATCCGGGTCATCTTCGACAACCCGACGCTGGAGCGCATCGCGGCCGCGATCGACTCCGCGGACGGCGGCGGCACCCCGGCCCCGGCGTCCGGGCCCACCCGCACGGACCACGGCGGGGCCCCGGTTCCGCTGACGGCCGCCCAGGCCCGCCTCTGGTTCCACGACCAGCTCGTCCCGGGCAACACCACGTACAACCTGGTCCAGCCGTTCCGCCTCACGGGTCCCCTCGACGTCACCGCCCTGCGCGGCGCCTTCGAGACGTTCGTCGACCGGCACGACGTCCTGTCGCTGTCGTTCGAGGCGGCCGGGGACGTCCCGCACCAGGTGCCGGGCACCGGCAAACCGCTGGACTTCCAGGTCATCGACGTGAGCGACGACCCGCTGAGGCTCGCCCCCGAGCGGGTGATCGCCGAGGAGGCGCGCACCCCCTTCGACCTCGCGAGCGGACCCCACTTCCGGGTGCGGCTGCTGCTGGTCGGGCCGGGGGAGCACGTCCTGGTCGTGTCCGTGCACCACATCGTCTGGGACGCCTGGTCGACCTCGATCATGGTCCGTGAGATCAGCGCGCTGTACCGCGGTGCCAACGCGTCCGTCCTCCCCGAACCCGGCGTGGGGTACGCCGACGTGGCCCTGTGGGAGGCCGAGCAGGCCGAATCGGGCGAGTTCCGGCGGCAGATCGACTTCTGGCGCCGCGAACTGGCCGCTCCGCTGCCCGTGCTGGCCCTCCCCACCGAGGGGACGATCGACGACTCCGAGGTGATCGAAGGGGCCCGTGCGCCGCTCGCGGTCGACGCCGCGGTGGCCTCCGGCTTCAGAGACGTCTGCACGGCCGAACGCGCGACCACGTTCATGGGATACCTCGCCGCGTGGAAGGTGCTGCTCCAGTGGTGGTGCCGTCAGCAGGACGTCGTCGTGGGCGTCCCCGCCGGCCACCGCGCGCACCCGCAGCTGGAGAACACGATCGGGTTCCTGGTCAACAGCCTCGCCATCCGGACGCGGTTCACCGGCGACCCGACCTTCACGGACGTCCTCAGGGAGGTCCGGGAGAAGGCGCTGGAGGCGTACGCGAACCAGGACGTGCCCTTCGACCACGTAGTCCAGGCCGTCCGGCCGGAACGCCGCTCGGGCGAGTCGGCGCCGGTGTACCGCACCTGGTTCCTGCTGGAGGACGTCCCGCTGCCCGACTGGGACATCCCCGACGTCGGCGTCGAGGAGATCGACGCGGAGTTCCTGCTGTCGGTGCACGACATCAAGCTCACGCTCGTGGCCGACGCCGACGGCGGAATGCAGGGCGGAATCGACTACCGCGTCGGCCTCTTCTCCGATTCCACCGTCCGCCGTCTGACGCACTGTCTGACCGGACTGGTGAAACTCCTGTCCACCGAACCGGACGCGAGGCTCAGCCTCGTCAACCGCACTCTGGAAAACCTGTGGGAAGGAAAGGAAGAGGCGCGGAAAAAGCGGTCATGGAACGACATCCGGTCGCAGCGGCGACCGCAGGACAACCGAGGAATGCTGAATGCTTGA